Genomic window (Rossellomorea aquimaris):
TAATAAAATAGGATGCATTCTAAAAATCCTCTCATTATAAGTACTCTACTTAAAGGTAATCAATTGGAGGAGAGGTAGCAAATGGAATGCATTGAGTATAATTTCACCACAACCTACCCCACCCAAGGTCCGTCCCTCACAAAATGGCACATTCTATCCCAAATTCGTGGTAGAATGAATGGAGGTATGGACAAGAATCAGCCATGCTCCCAACAATCGTTATCTCTTATCATAGTTGCTTTAATGAAGCGAATTTTGGTATTATCAATAGTATTGTGAGTGTTCGAACATATACGGAGGTGAAGAAGATGACTAGAATTTCTGAAGAGCAAGTAAAGCATGTTGCCCACCTTGCACGACTAGCCATCACAGAGGATGAAGCGAAAAAGTTTACAACTCAATTAGATGCGATCATCGGGTTTGCCGAGCAGCTGAATGAATTGGATACTTCAAATGTCGAAGCAACGAGTCATGTGTTGGATATGAAGAACGTTATGCGTGAGGATAAGCCTGTTGAAGGACTGCCTCGTGAAGAAGTATTAAAGAACGCACCAGATAAACAAGATGGACAAGTTCGCGTTCCATCGATCTTGGACTAAGGAGGGGACCTCATGTCATTATTTGACCATAAATTATCAGAGCTTCATGAGCTTTTACATAAGAAAGAAGTATCTGTCACAGATCTAGTAGACGAATCATACAAACGTATTGATGCGGTTGAAGATAAAGTAAAAGCATTTTTAACATTAGACGAAGAAAATGCCCGTAATAAAGCGAAAGAAATGGATGCAAAGCTTGGTACAGACGAAAGCAAAGGTCTGCTTTTCGGAATGCCTATCGGGATTAAAGATAATATCGTAACAAAAGGACTTCGTACAACATGTGCCAGTAAAATCCTTGAAAACTTCAATCCAATTTATGATGCTACGGTTATCAATAAATTACATAGTGCCGATACGATTACGATCGGAAAACTGAATATGGATGAGTTCGCGATGGGTTCATCCACTGAAAACTCCGGGTTCCAGAAAACGAGCAATCCATGGAATCTTGAAACGGTTCCCGGTGGATCTTCAGGTGGTTCAGCAGCATCCGTTGCAGCTGGAGAAGTACCTTTCTCACTGGGTTCAGATACAGGTGGATCAATTCGCCAGCCAGCAGCATTCACGGGTACTGTCGGTTTAAAACCAACGTACGGACGTGTATCCCGTTTCGGTCTTGTAGCATTCGCTTCTTCACTGGATCAAATCGGACCAATCACTCGTAACGTAGAAGATAATGCATACTTACTGCAAGCGATCGCCGGTCTTGATCCGAATGATTCTACTTCAGCGAATGTTGAGGTTCCGAACTACGCGGCAGCTCTGACAGGCGATGTGAAAGGCTTGAAGATTGCTGTGCCGAAAGAATATTTAGGTGAAGGTGTCGGCGAAGAAGCCCGTCAAGCAGTGCTTGCTTCATTGAAAGTGTTGGAAGGCATGGGAGCGACATGGGAAGAAGTTTCTCTTCCTCATTCTAAATTTGGTGTTTCAACGTACTACTTATTAGCGTCTTCTGAAGCTTCTGCAAACCTTGCCCGTTTCGATGGTGTTCGTTACGGTTACCGCACTCCGAACGCAGAGAACCTTCTTGATCTGTACAAGAAAACCCGTGCAGAAGGATTCGGGGATGAAGTGAAGCGACGTATTATGCTTGGAACGTTTGCATTAAGTTCTGGATACTATGATGCTTACTACAAAAAAGCACAGCAGGCACGTACACTGATCAAGAAAGATTTTGAAGATGTATTTGCGAAATATGATGTCATTATTGGACCAACAACACCAACTCCAGCTTTCAAAATCGGAGAAAAAATCGATGATCCATTAACGATGTATGCAAATGATATTTTAACGATTCCAGTAAACCTTGCCGGGGTACCGGGAATCTCTGTACCATGTGGATTCTCTTCAACAGGATTGCCACTTGGATTGCAAATCATCGGAAAGCATTTTGACGAAAGCACGATTTATCGCGTAGCTCATGCGTTTGAACAAGCTACGGATTTTCATACAAAAAGACCACAACTGTAAGGGGTGAAATCAATGAACTTTGAACCAGTAATCGGACTAGAAGTCCACGTAGAATTAAAAACGGACAGTAAGATGTTCTCTCCGGCACCGAACCATTTCGGAGCAGAGCCGAACACGAACACGAACGTCATCGACCTTGGGTATCCTGGCGTACTTCCGGTGGTGAACAAGCGTGCCATTGAGTTCGGAATGAAGGCTGCAATCGCATTGAATTGTGAAATCGCAACGGATACGAAGTTTGACCGTAAAAACTATTTCTATCCGGATAACCCGAAAGCTTATCAAATTTCTCAATTTGACAAGCCGATCGGTGAAAACGGCTGGATCGAAATTGAAGTGAACGGTGAGAAGAAACGCATCGGAATCACTCGCCTTCACCTGGAAGAAGATGCTGGAAAGCTGACGCATTCAGGCGACGGTTATTCCCTTGTCGACTATAACCGCCAAGGTACTCCTCTTATTGAGATTGTATCTGAGCCGGACATTCGCACACCGGAAGAAGCGTATGCGTATCTTGAGAAACTGAAATCCATCATTCAATACACAGGGGTTTCCGATTGTAAGATGGAAGAAGGGTCGCTTCGTTGTGACGCCAACATTTCCCTGCGTCCAATCGGCCAGGAAAAGTTCGGAACGAAAGCCGAGCTTAAAAACCTGAACTCCTTTAACTTTGTTAAAAAAGGATTGGAGTATGAAATCGTCCGTCAGGAAAAGGTTCTTTTATCCGGAGGAATGATCCAACAGGAAACGCTTCGTTTCGATGAATCAACAGGTAAAACGATTCTCATGCGTGTCAAAGAAGGATCGGATGATTACCGTTACTTCCCTGAACCTGATTTATTACATCTCCACATCGATCAAGAGTGGATGGACCGCATCCGTGCAGAGATTCCTGAGCTTCCGGATGAGCGTAAAAAGCGCTATGTAGAAGATTTAGGCTTACCTGCGTATGATGCCATGGTTCTGACATTGACGAAAGAAATGTCTGATTTCTTCCAGGAAACCGTTGAGGCAGGAGCGGATGCGAAGCTTGCATCCAACTGGCTGATGGGTGAAGTTTCAGCTTACTTAAATGCCGGTCAAAAAGAGCTTGAAGACGTTAAGCTGACTCCTCAAGGATTAGCTGGCATGATTGCGTTAATCGAAAAAGGCACGATTTCTTCTAAGATTGCGAAGAAAGTGTTCAAAGAACTGATTGAAAACGGT
Coding sequences:
- the gatB gene encoding Asp-tRNA(Asn)/Glu-tRNA(Gln) amidotransferase subunit GatB: MNFEPVIGLEVHVELKTDSKMFSPAPNHFGAEPNTNTNVIDLGYPGVLPVVNKRAIEFGMKAAIALNCEIATDTKFDRKNYFYPDNPKAYQISQFDKPIGENGWIEIEVNGEKKRIGITRLHLEEDAGKLTHSGDGYSLVDYNRQGTPLIEIVSEPDIRTPEEAYAYLEKLKSIIQYTGVSDCKMEEGSLRCDANISLRPIGQEKFGTKAELKNLNSFNFVKKGLEYEIVRQEKVLLSGGMIQQETLRFDESTGKTILMRVKEGSDDYRYFPEPDLLHLHIDQEWMDRIRAEIPELPDERKKRYVEDLGLPAYDAMVLTLTKEMSDFFQETVEAGADAKLASNWLMGEVSAYLNAGQKELEDVKLTPQGLAGMIALIEKGTISSKIAKKVFKELIENGGDPEQIVKDKGLVQISDEGALLKIVTETLDANPQSIEDYKNGKDRAIGFLVGQIMKATKGQANPPLVNKLLLQEIQKR
- the gatA gene encoding Asp-tRNA(Asn)/Glu-tRNA(Gln) amidotransferase subunit GatA, with the translated sequence MSLFDHKLSELHELLHKKEVSVTDLVDESYKRIDAVEDKVKAFLTLDEENARNKAKEMDAKLGTDESKGLLFGMPIGIKDNIVTKGLRTTCASKILENFNPIYDATVINKLHSADTITIGKLNMDEFAMGSSTENSGFQKTSNPWNLETVPGGSSGGSAASVAAGEVPFSLGSDTGGSIRQPAAFTGTVGLKPTYGRVSRFGLVAFASSLDQIGPITRNVEDNAYLLQAIAGLDPNDSTSANVEVPNYAAALTGDVKGLKIAVPKEYLGEGVGEEARQAVLASLKVLEGMGATWEEVSLPHSKFGVSTYYLLASSEASANLARFDGVRYGYRTPNAENLLDLYKKTRAEGFGDEVKRRIMLGTFALSSGYYDAYYKKAQQARTLIKKDFEDVFAKYDVIIGPTTPTPAFKIGEKIDDPLTMYANDILTIPVNLAGVPGISVPCGFSSTGLPLGLQIIGKHFDESTIYRVAHAFEQATDFHTKRPQL
- the gatC gene encoding Asp-tRNA(Asn)/Glu-tRNA(Gln) amidotransferase subunit GatC; protein product: MTRISEEQVKHVAHLARLAITEDEAKKFTTQLDAIIGFAEQLNELDTSNVEATSHVLDMKNVMREDKPVEGLPREEVLKNAPDKQDGQVRVPSILD